In Apodemus sylvaticus chromosome 8, mApoSyl1.1, whole genome shotgun sequence, one genomic interval encodes:
- the LOC127690944 gene encoding mast cell protease 1: protein MQVLMFLVALLLPSGAGAEEIIGGVESRPHSRPYMAHLEITTERGYTASCGGFLITRQFVMTAAHCKGRETTVTLGAHNVSKKESTQQKIKVEKQIVHPNYNFFSNLHDIMLLKLQKKVKVTPTVDVIPLPGPSDFIKPGKMCRAAGWGRTGVTEPTSDTLREVKLRIMDKEACKNYWHYNYNFQVCVGSPRKIRSAYKGDSGGPLLCAGVAHGIVSYGRGDAKPPAVFTRISPYVPWINRVIKGK, encoded by the exons ATGCAGGTCTTAATGTTCCTGGTGGCACTTCTCTTGccttctggagctggagctg AGGAGATTATTGGTGGTGTTGAATCTAGACCACACTCCCGCCCTTACATGGCCCATCTGGAGATCACCACTGAGAGAGGGTACACAGCCAGCTGTGGTGGGTTTCTCATCACCCGCCAATTTGTGATGACTGCTGCACACTGTAAAGGAAG AGAAACCACTGTCACCCTTGGAGCTCATAATGTGAGCAAGAAAGAATCCACACAGCAGAagataaaagtagaaaaacaaattGTTCACCCAAATTACAACTTCTTTTCCAATCTCCATGACATCATGTTACTGAAG CTTCAAAAGAAAGTCAAGGTGACACCCACTGTGGATGTAATTCCCCTGCCTGGTCCCTCTGACTTTATTAAGCCTGGGAAGATGTGCCGTGCAGCTGGCTGGGGTCGAACTGGAGTGACAGAACCTACCTCAGATACACTGAGGGAGGTGAAACTGAGAATCATGGATAAAGAGGCCTGTAAAAACTATTGGCATTACAACTATAACTTCCAGGTCTGTGTGGGCAGTCCCAGGAAGATAAGATCGGCATACAAG GGAGACTCTGGAGGACCACTACTGTGTGCTGGGGTGGCTCATGGTATTGTGTCTTATGGACGTGGAGATGCAAAGCCCCCTGCTGTCTTCACCCGAATCTCTCCGTATGTGCCCTGGATTAATAGAGTCATAAAGGGAAAGTAG